Proteins from one Enterobacter bugandensis genomic window:
- the metJ gene encoding met regulon transcriptional regulator MetJ gives MAEWSGEYISPYAEHGKKSEQVKKITVSIPLKVLKILTDERTRRQVNNLRHATNSELLCEAFLHAFTGQPLPNDDDLRKERSDEIPEEAKVIMRELGIDPETWEY, from the coding sequence ATGGCTGAATGGAGCGGCGAATATATCAGCCCATACGCTGAGCACGGTAAGAAGAGTGAGCAAGTAAAGAAAATTACGGTTTCCATTCCTCTGAAGGTGTTGAAGATCCTCACCGATGAACGTACGCGTCGTCAGGTGAACAACCTGCGTCACGCGACCAACAGCGAACTGCTGTGCGAAGCGTTCCTGCATGCGTTTACCGGCCAACCGTTGCCGAACGATGACGATCTGCGCAAAGAGCGTAGCGACGAAATCCCGGAAGAGGCGAAGGTGATCATGCGTGAACTGGGTATTGACCCGGAGACGTGGGAATACTGA
- the rpmE gene encoding 50S ribosomal protein L31: MKKDIHPKYEMITANCSCGNSIQIRSTVGHDLNLDVCGKCHPFYTGKQRDVATGGRVDRFNKRFSIPGAK, translated from the coding sequence ATGAAAAAAGATATTCACCCGAAATACGAAATGATTACTGCAAACTGCTCTTGCGGTAACTCTATCCAGATCCGCTCTACCGTGGGTCACGATCTGAACCTGGACGTGTGCGGCAAATGCCACCCGTTCTACACTGGTAAGCAGCGTGATGTTGCAACCGGTGGCCGTGTTGACCGCTTCAACAAGCGTTTCAGCATCCCGGGCGCTAAATAA
- the priA gene encoding primosomal protein N', whose amino-acid sequence MPVAHVALPVPLPRTFDYLLPDSMSAKAGCRVTVPFGKQQRVGIVVSVSDKSELPLNELKSVVEVLDSEPVYSTSTWRLLLWAADYYHHPIGDVLFHALPILLRQGKSASHAPMWYWFATEQGQAVDINSLKRSQKQQQALAALRQGKIWRHQVDELEVSETALQALRKKGLSELASEAPALHDWRDGFSVSGDRLRLNTEQATAVGAIHSASDHFSAWLLAGVTGSGKTEVYLSVLENVLAQGKQALVMVPEIGLTPQTIARFRERFNAPVEVLHSGLNDSERLSAWLKAKNGEAAIVIGTRSSLFTPFKNLGVIVIDEEHDSSYKQQEGWRYHARDLAVYRAHSEQIPIILGSATPALETLHNVRQRKYHMLRLTRRAGNARPAIQHVLDLKGQQVQAGLAPALISRMRQHLQAGNQVILFLNRRGFAPALLCHDCGWIAECPRCDHYYTFHQAQRHLRCHHCDSQRPVPRQCPSCGSTHIVPVGLGTEQLEQALGPFFPDVPISRIDRDTTSRKGALEQQLAEVHRGGARILIGTQMLAKGHHFPDVTLVALLDVDGALFSADFRSAERFAQLYTQVAGRAGRAGKQGEVVLQTHHPEHPLLQTLLHKGYDAFAEQALAERQTMQLPPWTSHVIIRAEDHNNQQAPLFLQQLRNLLQASPLVDNQLWILGPVPALAPKRGGRFRWQILLQHPSRIRLQHIVSGTLALINTLPEARKVKWVLDVDPIEG is encoded by the coding sequence ATGCCCGTCGCTCACGTTGCCCTGCCCGTTCCGCTTCCCCGCACCTTTGACTACCTGCTGCCCGACAGCATGAGCGCCAAAGCGGGCTGTCGCGTGACCGTGCCGTTTGGCAAACAGCAGCGCGTGGGGATCGTCGTCTCCGTCAGCGATAAAAGCGAATTGCCCCTCAATGAACTGAAATCGGTGGTTGAGGTGCTGGACAGCGAGCCGGTTTACTCCACCAGCACCTGGCGACTGCTGCTGTGGGCGGCAGATTATTATCATCACCCGATTGGCGACGTCCTGTTCCACGCCCTGCCGATCCTGCTGCGCCAGGGCAAGAGCGCCAGCCACGCCCCGATGTGGTACTGGTTTGCCACCGAACAGGGGCAGGCCGTGGACATCAACAGCCTGAAGCGTTCGCAGAAACAGCAGCAGGCGCTGGCGGCGCTGCGTCAGGGAAAAATCTGGCGGCACCAGGTCGACGAGCTTGAGGTCAGCGAAACGGCGCTACAGGCATTAAGAAAGAAAGGGTTGAGCGAGCTGGCCAGCGAAGCGCCCGCCCTTCACGACTGGCGCGACGGCTTCTCTGTCTCGGGCGATCGCCTGCGCCTGAATACCGAGCAGGCTACCGCGGTAGGCGCCATTCATAGCGCCTCGGACCACTTTTCCGCTTGGCTGCTGGCGGGCGTGACGGGCTCCGGCAAGACCGAAGTCTATCTGAGCGTGCTGGAAAACGTGCTCGCGCAGGGCAAACAGGCGCTGGTGATGGTGCCGGAAATCGGCCTGACGCCGCAAACCATCGCCCGCTTCCGCGAGCGCTTTAACGCGCCCGTTGAGGTGCTGCACTCCGGGCTGAACGACAGCGAGCGCCTCAGCGCCTGGCTGAAAGCGAAAAACGGCGAAGCGGCGATTGTGATCGGCACCCGCTCGTCGCTGTTTACGCCGTTTAAAAACCTCGGCGTTATCGTCATCGACGAAGAGCACGACAGCTCCTATAAACAGCAGGAAGGCTGGCGCTATCACGCCCGCGATCTGGCGGTCTACCGTGCGCACAGCGAGCAAATCCCTATTATTCTCGGATCCGCCACGCCTGCGCTCGAAACGCTGCACAACGTGCGCCAGCGTAAATACCACATGCTGCGCCTGACGCGCCGCGCGGGGAATGCCCGCCCGGCCATTCAGCACGTGCTGGATCTCAAAGGCCAGCAGGTGCAGGCCGGCTTAGCGCCCGCCTTGATTTCCCGCATGCGCCAGCATTTGCAGGCGGGGAACCAGGTCATCCTGTTCCTCAACCGTCGCGGATTTGCCCCCGCCCTGCTGTGCCACGACTGCGGCTGGATTGCCGAGTGCCCGCGCTGCGACCACTACTACACCTTCCATCAGGCCCAGCGACATTTGCGCTGCCACCACTGCGACAGCCAGCGTCCCGTGCCTCGCCAGTGCCCGTCATGTGGTTCCACGCATATCGTGCCGGTGGGACTGGGAACGGAACAGCTGGAACAGGCGCTTGGCCCTTTCTTCCCGGACGTGCCTATTTCCCGAATCGACCGGGACACCACCAGCCGCAAGGGGGCGCTGGAGCAGCAGCTGGCGGAAGTGCATCGCGGCGGCGCGCGCATCCTGATTGGCACCCAGATGCTGGCCAAAGGGCACCACTTCCCGGACGTGACGCTGGTCGCCCTGCTGGACGTCGACGGCGCGCTGTTCTCGGCAGATTTCCGCTCCGCCGAGCGCTTCGCCCAGCTTTATACCCAGGTTGCCGGGCGTGCCGGACGCGCGGGGAAACAGGGCGAGGTGGTACTGCAAACGCACCACCCTGAGCACCCGCTGCTACAGACTCTGCTGCACAAAGGCTATGACGCCTTTGCCGAGCAGGCGCTGGCCGAACGCCAGACCATGCAGCTGCCGCCGTGGACCAGCCACGTCATCATCCGCGCGGAGGATCATAACAACCAGCAGGCGCCGCTTTTCCTGCAACAGCTGAGGAATCTCCTGCAGGCCAGCCCGCTGGTGGATAACCAGCTGTGGATCCTGGGCCCGGTGCCGGCGCTGGCGCCAAAACGCGGTGGACGTTTCCGCTGGCAGATTTTACTTCAGCACCCCTCGCGTATTCGCCTGCAGCACATCGTCAGCGGCACGCTGGCGCTCATCAATACCCTGCCGGAAGCGCGTAAAGTGAAGTGGGTACTGGACGTCGATCCCATCGAAGGCTGA
- the cytR gene encoding DNA-binding transcriptional regulator CytR, which produces MKSRKEVATATMKDVAEKAQVSTATVSRALMNPDKVSQATRNKVEQAALEVGYFPQAMGRNVKRNESRTILVIVPDICDPFFSEIIRGIEVTAAEQGYLVLIGDCAHQNQQEKTFIDLIITKQIDGMLLLGSRLPFDASIEEQRNLPPMVMANEFAPELELPTVHIDNLTAAFNAVNYLQELGHKRIGCIAGPEEMPLCHYRLQGYVQALRRTGAIVDPHYIARGDFTFEAGGQALEKLLALPEPPTAVFCHSDVMALGALSHAKRRGLRVPKDLSIIGFDNISLSEFCDPPLSTVSQPRYQIGREAMLLLLDQLQGQTVSSGSRLLDCELIIRGSTQALT; this is translated from the coding sequence TTGAAGTCCAGGAAAGAGGTTGCCACGGCGACCATGAAAGACGTTGCCGAGAAAGCACAAGTCTCAACGGCAACCGTGTCCCGCGCATTAATGAACCCGGATAAAGTCTCCCAGGCGACCCGTAACAAGGTTGAACAGGCGGCGCTGGAAGTGGGGTATTTCCCGCAGGCGATGGGGCGGAACGTCAAGCGCAATGAATCGCGGACCATCCTGGTAATAGTGCCGGATATCTGCGATCCCTTCTTCAGCGAGATCATTCGCGGTATCGAAGTGACGGCGGCGGAGCAGGGCTATCTGGTGCTGATTGGCGACTGCGCTCACCAGAACCAGCAGGAAAAAACCTTTATCGACCTCATTATCACCAAGCAGATTGACGGCATGCTGCTGCTTGGCTCGCGCCTGCCGTTTGATGCCAGCATCGAAGAACAGCGCAATTTACCGCCGATGGTAATGGCCAACGAATTTGCGCCTGAGCTTGAGCTACCGACGGTCCACATTGATAACCTCACCGCCGCGTTCAACGCCGTAAACTATCTCCAGGAGCTGGGGCATAAGCGGATTGGCTGCATTGCCGGGCCGGAAGAGATGCCGCTGTGCCACTACCGCCTGCAGGGCTATGTTCAGGCGCTGCGCCGTACCGGTGCGATTGTCGATCCGCACTATATTGCGCGCGGTGATTTTACCTTTGAAGCGGGTGGACAGGCGCTGGAGAAACTGCTGGCGCTGCCGGAACCGCCAACGGCGGTGTTCTGCCACAGCGACGTGATGGCGCTGGGTGCGCTTTCACACGCCAAGCGCCGTGGCTTACGCGTGCCGAAAGATTTGTCGATTATCGGATTCGATAACATTTCACTTTCAGAGTTTTGCGATCCACCGCTCTCCACCGTTTCACAACCGCGCTATCAGATTGGCCGCGAAGCGATGCTGCTTCTGCTGGATCAGCTGCAGGGTCAAACGGTTAGCAGCGGCTCGCGTTTGCTGGACTGCGAGCTGATTATTCGCGGCTCTACCCAGGCATTGACTTAA
- the ftsN gene encoding cell division protein FtsN — MAQRDYVRRGQPAPSRRKKSSSKSKQRNLPAVSPAMVAIAAAVLVAFIGGLYFITHHKKEESEALQGNKVVGNGLPPKPEERWRYIKELESRQPGVRAPTEPSAGGEVKNADQLTDEQRQLLAQMQADMRQQPTQLNEVPWNEQTPAQRQQTLQLQRQRQAQIQQQQQQQWTQTQPVQQPKAQPYQQPQQQTRTVQSQPVQQPKAQPPKQAAQPYQDLLQTPAHTTAQQPKTQQAAPVTKETEAPKQTAEKKDERRWMVQCGSFKGAEQAETVRAQLAFEGFDSRITTNNGWNRVVIGPVKGKENADGTISRLKVAGHTNCIRLASGG; from the coding sequence GTGGCACAACGAGATTATGTACGTCGCGGCCAGCCGGCACCTTCGCGACGCAAAAAGAGCAGTTCAAAAAGCAAGCAGCGTAATCTGCCTGCGGTCTCGCCAGCAATGGTCGCTATTGCTGCGGCCGTGCTGGTGGCCTTTATTGGCGGCCTGTACTTCATCACGCACCATAAAAAAGAAGAGTCCGAGGCCCTTCAGGGCAACAAAGTGGTGGGAAATGGTCTGCCGCCGAAACCTGAAGAGCGCTGGCGCTATATTAAAGAGCTGGAAAGTCGTCAGCCCGGCGTGCGTGCGCCTACTGAGCCCTCAGCCGGTGGCGAAGTGAAGAATGCCGATCAGCTGACGGACGAGCAGCGCCAGCTGCTGGCACAGATGCAGGCCGATATGCGCCAGCAGCCGACGCAGCTGAATGAAGTGCCGTGGAATGAACAAACGCCAGCGCAGCGTCAGCAAACGTTGCAGCTGCAGCGTCAGCGCCAGGCACAAATTCAACAGCAGCAACAGCAGCAGTGGACGCAAACTCAGCCGGTACAGCAGCCGAAGGCCCAGCCATACCAGCAACCGCAGCAGCAGACGCGTACGGTGCAGTCGCAGCCTGTTCAACAGCCAAAAGCGCAGCCGCCAAAGCAAGCGGCGCAGCCGTATCAGGATCTGCTCCAGACGCCAGCGCATACCACCGCGCAGCAGCCGAAAACGCAGCAGGCCGCGCCGGTGACCAAAGAGACCGAAGCGCCGAAGCAGACGGCAGAGAAAAAAGACGAGCGCCGCTGGATGGTGCAGTGCGGTTCGTTTAAAGGTGCCGAGCAGGCGGAAACGGTACGTGCTCAACTGGCATTTGAAGGATTTGACTCACGCATTACCACCAATAACGGCTGGAACCGCGTGGTGATCGGCCCGGTTAAAGGCAAAGAAAACGCAGACGGCACCATTTCCCGTTTGAAAGTGGCTGGCCACACAAACTGCATTCGACTCGCCTCCGGGGGTTGA
- the hslV gene encoding ATP-dependent protease subunit HslV, which produces MTTIVSVRRNGQVVIAGDGQATLGNTVMKGNVKKVRRLYNDKVIAGFAGGTADAFTLFELFERKLEMHQGHLVKAAVELAKDWRTDRMLRKLEALLAVADETASLIITGNGDVIQPENDLIAIGSGGPYAQAAARALLENTDMNARDIAVKALDIAGDICIYTNHNHTIEELTSKA; this is translated from the coding sequence GTGACAACAATAGTAAGTGTACGCCGTAACGGCCAGGTGGTAATTGCCGGTGATGGCCAGGCCACGCTGGGTAATACCGTCATGAAAGGCAACGTGAAGAAAGTCCGTCGTCTCTACAACGACAAAGTGATCGCCGGTTTTGCAGGCGGCACGGCGGATGCCTTCACGCTGTTTGAACTGTTTGAACGCAAGCTGGAAATGCACCAGGGTCATCTGGTGAAGGCTGCCGTTGAGCTGGCAAAGGACTGGCGTACCGACCGTATGCTGCGCAAGCTCGAAGCGCTGCTGGCGGTCGCGGATGAAACCGCTTCGCTTATCATCACCGGTAACGGTGACGTGATTCAGCCGGAAAACGACCTGATTGCCATCGGCTCTGGCGGCCCTTATGCCCAGGCTGCAGCCCGCGCGCTGTTGGAAAATACCGACATGAACGCGCGTGATATCGCGGTGAAGGCGTTGGATATTGCAGGTGATATCTGCATCTATACCAACCACAACCACACCATCGAAGAATTGACCTCCAAAGCGTAA
- the hslU gene encoding HslU--HslV peptidase ATPase subunit, whose amino-acid sequence MSEMTPREIVSELNKHIIGQDNAKRSVAIALRNRWRRMQLDEELRHEVTPKNILMIGPTGVGKTEIARRLAKLANAPFIKVEATKFTEVGYVGKEVDSIIRDLTDSAIKMVRVQAIEKNRYRAEEMAEERILDVLIPPAKNNWGQAEQQAEPSAARQAFRKKLREGQLDDKEIEIDLAAAPMGVEIMAPPGMEEMTSQLQSMFQNLGGQKQKARKLKIKDAMKLLIEEEAAKLVNPEELKQDAIDAVEQHGIVFIDEIDKICKRGGNSSGPDVSREGVQRDLLPLVEGCTVSTKHGMVKTDHILFIASGAFQVASPSDLIPELQGRLPIRVELQALTTEDFERILTEPNASATVQYKALMATEGVNLEFTEDGIKRIAQAAWQVNETTENIGARRLHTVLERLVEDISYDASDLNGQTITIDADYVSKHLDALVADEDLSRFIL is encoded by the coding sequence ATGTCTGAAATGACCCCACGCGAAATTGTCAGCGAACTGAACAAACACATTATCGGCCAGGATAACGCTAAGCGCTCCGTGGCTATCGCGCTGCGTAACCGCTGGCGTCGTATGCAGCTTGATGAAGAGCTGCGTCACGAAGTCACCCCGAAAAACATTCTGATGATCGGCCCGACCGGCGTCGGTAAAACCGAAATCGCCCGTCGTCTGGCGAAGCTGGCGAACGCGCCGTTCATCAAAGTTGAAGCCACCAAGTTCACCGAAGTGGGCTATGTGGGTAAAGAAGTGGACTCCATCATCCGCGACCTGACCGATTCTGCAATTAAGATGGTGCGCGTCCAGGCGATTGAGAAAAACCGCTACCGCGCGGAAGAGATGGCCGAAGAGCGTATTCTCGACGTGCTGATCCCACCGGCGAAAAACAACTGGGGCCAGGCTGAACAGCAGGCTGAGCCTTCAGCCGCGCGTCAGGCATTCCGCAAAAAACTGCGTGAAGGCCAGCTGGACGACAAAGAGATTGAGATCGACCTCGCGGCCGCGCCGATGGGCGTGGAAATCATGGCGCCTCCGGGCATGGAAGAGATGACCAGCCAGCTGCAGTCCATGTTCCAGAACCTGGGCGGCCAAAAGCAGAAAGCGCGTAAGCTGAAAATCAAAGACGCGATGAAGCTGCTGATTGAAGAAGAAGCGGCGAAGCTGGTGAATCCGGAAGAGCTGAAGCAGGACGCTATCGACGCGGTTGAGCAGCACGGTATCGTGTTTATCGACGAAATCGACAAAATTTGTAAGCGCGGCGGCAATAGCTCCGGTCCGGACGTGTCCCGCGAAGGCGTACAGCGCGATCTGCTGCCGCTGGTTGAAGGCTGCACCGTCTCTACCAAGCACGGCATGGTGAAAACGGACCACATTCTGTTTATCGCTTCCGGTGCATTCCAGGTAGCCAGCCCGTCGGATCTGATCCCCGAACTGCAGGGTCGTCTGCCGATCCGCGTTGAGCTGCAGGCGCTGACCACCGAAGATTTCGAGCGCATCCTGACGGAGCCAAACGCCTCTGCTACCGTACAGTACAAGGCGCTGATGGCGACCGAAGGCGTGAACCTCGAGTTCACCGAAGACGGTATCAAGCGTATCGCCCAGGCTGCATGGCAGGTCAACGAAACCACCGAGAACATCGGTGCGCGTCGTCTGCACACCGTGCTGGAACGCCTGGTAGAAGACATCTCATATGACGCGAGCGACCTCAACGGTCAAACCATTACCATCGACGCAGACTATGTGAGCAAACATCTGGATGCGTTAGTGGCAGATGAAGATCTGAGCCGTTTTATCCTATAA
- the rraA gene encoding ribonuclease E activity regulator RraA — MKYDTSELCDIYQEDVNVVEPLFSNFGGRSSFGGQIVTVKCFEDNGLLYDLLEQNGRGRVLVVDGGGSVRRALIDAELAGIAVQNEWEGLVVYGSVRQVDDLEDLDIGIQAIAAIPVGAAGDGIGESDVRVNFGGVTFFSGDHLYADNTGIILSEDPLDIE, encoded by the coding sequence ATGAAATACGATACCTCCGAGCTTTGTGACATCTACCAGGAAGATGTCAACGTCGTTGAACCGCTGTTCTCCAACTTTGGTGGGCGGTCATCGTTTGGCGGGCAAATCGTCACGGTGAAATGTTTCGAGGACAACGGGTTGCTGTACGATCTGCTCGAACAGAACGGCCGTGGCCGCGTTCTGGTGGTCGACGGCGGCGGGTCCGTGCGTCGCGCACTGATTGATGCTGAACTGGCTGGCATTGCCGTCCAGAACGAGTGGGAAGGCCTTGTGGTGTACGGTTCCGTGCGTCAGGTAGACGATCTCGAAGACCTGGATATTGGAATTCAGGCCATCGCGGCCATTCCGGTAGGCGCTGCGGGTGACGGCATCGGCGAAAGCGACGTGCGCGTTAACTTCGGCGGCGTGACCTTCTTCTCAGGCGATCATCTCTACGCCGATAATACCGGCATTATCCTTTCTGAAGATCCGCTGGATATCGAGTAA
- the zapB gene encoding septal ring assembly protein ZapB gives MSLEVFEKLEAKVQQAIDTITLLQMEIEELKEKNNSLAQEVQNAQHGREELERENNQLREQQNGWQDRLQALLGRMEEV, from the coding sequence ATGTCTTTAGAAGTGTTTGAGAAACTGGAAGCGAAAGTACAGCAGGCGATTGACACCATCACGCTGCTGCAGATGGAAATTGAAGAGCTGAAAGAGAAGAACAACAGCCTGGCGCAGGAAGTTCAGAACGCTCAGCACGGCCGCGAAGAACTGGAGCGCGAAAACAACCAGCTGCGTGAACAGCAGAACGGCTGGCAGGATCGCCTGCAGGCGCTGCTGGGACGTATGGAAGAGGTTTAA
- a CDS encoding MIP/aquaporin family protein yields MSQTSTLKGQCIAEFLGTGLLIFFGVGCVAALKVAGASFGQWEISIIWGLGVAMAIYLTAGVSGAHLNPAVTIALWLFACFDGRKVVPFIISQFAGAFCAAALVYGLYYNLFIDFEQTHHMVRGSVESLDLAGIFSTYPNPHINFVQAFAVEMVITAILMGVIMALGDDGNGIPRGPLAPLLIGLLIAVIGASMGPLTGFAMNPARDLGPKTFAFFAGWGDVAFTGGKDIPYFLVPLFGPVVGAALGAFGYRKLIGRHLPCDTCVEEEKETTSTAQQKASL; encoded by the coding sequence ATGAGTCAGACATCAACCTTAAAAGGCCAGTGCATTGCCGAGTTCCTTGGTACCGGGTTGTTGATATTCTTCGGAGTGGGCTGTGTCGCTGCACTGAAAGTGGCGGGTGCCAGTTTTGGTCAGTGGGAAATCAGTATCATCTGGGGTCTGGGCGTGGCGATGGCCATCTACCTGACTGCAGGGGTCTCTGGCGCACATCTTAACCCGGCGGTGACTATCGCACTGTGGCTGTTCGCGTGCTTCGACGGACGCAAAGTTGTTCCCTTCATTATTTCTCAATTTGCCGGCGCGTTTTGCGCAGCGGCGTTAGTTTACGGGCTTTATTACAATCTTTTCATCGACTTCGAACAGACGCATCATATGGTGCGCGGTAGCGTCGAAAGTCTGGATCTGGCAGGCATCTTCTCAACCTACCCTAACCCGCATATCAATTTTGTGCAGGCGTTCGCAGTTGAAATGGTGATTACCGCTATTCTGATGGGCGTCATTATGGCTTTGGGCGATGATGGTAACGGCATTCCGCGTGGCCCGCTGGCGCCATTGCTGATTGGCCTGCTGATCGCCGTCATCGGTGCGTCCATGGGGCCGTTAACAGGGTTTGCGATGAACCCGGCGCGTGACCTGGGTCCAAAAACCTTCGCCTTCTTTGCAGGATGGGGCGACGTGGCTTTCACCGGCGGCAAAGATATTCCTTACTTCCTGGTACCGCTGTTCGGACCAGTCGTAGGGGCGGCACTGGGTGCATTTGGCTATCGCAAATTAATTGGTCGCCACTTACCGTGCGACACCTGTGTGGAAGAGGAGAAGGAAACGACTTCTACCGCACAACAAAAAGCTTCGCTGTAA
- the glpK gene encoding glycerol kinase GlpK, whose translation MTEKKYIVALDQGTTSSRAVVMDHDANIVSVSQREFEQIYPRPGWVEHDPMEIWASQSSTLVEVLAKADISSDEIAAIGITNQRETTVVWERETGKPIYNAIVWQCRRTSEICEQLKRDGMEEYVRSATGLVVDPYFSGTKVKWILDHVEGSRERAKRGELLFGTVDTWLIWKMTQGRVHVTDYTNASRTMLFNINTLEWDDKMLDALDIPRAMLPEVRKSSEVYGQTNIGGKGGTRIPIAGIAGDQQAALFGQLCVKEGMAKNTYGTGCFMLMNTGEKAVKSENGLLTTIACGPRGEVNYALEGAVFMAGASIQWLRDEMKLISDAFDSEYFATKVKDTNGVYVVPAFTGLGAPYWDPYARGAIFGLTRGVNSNHIIRATLESIAYQTRDVLEAMQADSGIRLHALRVDGGAVANNFLMQFQSDILGTRVERPEVREVTALGAAYLAGLAVGFWQNLDELQEKAVIEREFRPGIETTERNYRYSGWKKAVKRALAWEEHEE comes from the coding sequence ATGACCGAAAAAAAATATATCGTTGCGCTCGACCAGGGCACTACCAGCTCCCGCGCTGTCGTAATGGATCATGACGCGAATATCGTCAGCGTGTCACAGCGCGAATTTGAACAAATCTATCCTCGTCCAGGCTGGGTAGAACACGACCCGATGGAGATCTGGGCGTCACAAAGCTCCACGCTGGTGGAAGTGCTGGCGAAAGCCGACATCAGTTCCGACGAAATCGCCGCGATTGGTATTACCAACCAGCGTGAAACCACCGTGGTGTGGGAACGCGAAACCGGTAAGCCGATTTACAACGCCATCGTCTGGCAGTGCCGCCGTACGTCAGAGATCTGCGAACAGCTTAAGCGTGACGGGATGGAAGAGTACGTGCGTAGCGCCACCGGTCTGGTGGTTGACCCGTACTTCTCCGGCACCAAAGTGAAGTGGATCCTCGACCACGTGGAAGGTTCACGCGAGCGTGCAAAACGCGGCGAGCTGCTGTTCGGTACCGTCGATACCTGGCTTATCTGGAAGATGACTCAGGGACGTGTCCACGTTACTGACTACACTAACGCCTCGCGCACCATGCTGTTCAACATCAACACCCTGGAGTGGGATGACAAGATGCTGGACGCGCTGGATATTCCGCGCGCGATGCTGCCTGAAGTGCGTAAGTCGTCTGAAGTCTACGGCCAGACCAACATCGGCGGTAAAGGCGGCACCCGTATTCCTATCGCCGGTATCGCCGGTGACCAGCAGGCGGCGCTGTTCGGCCAGCTGTGCGTCAAGGAAGGGATGGCGAAGAACACCTACGGCACCGGCTGCTTTATGCTGATGAACACCGGCGAGAAAGCGGTGAAATCAGAAAACGGCCTGCTGACTACCATCGCCTGCGGCCCGCGCGGCGAGGTGAACTATGCCCTGGAAGGTGCAGTGTTTATGGCGGGCGCATCTATTCAGTGGCTGCGCGACGAGATGAAGCTGATCAGCGATGCGTTTGACTCCGAGTACTTCGCGACCAAAGTGAAAGACACCAACGGCGTGTACGTGGTGCCAGCGTTCACCGGTCTGGGCGCACCGTACTGGGACCCGTATGCCCGCGGCGCAATTTTCGGCCTGACGCGCGGGGTGAACTCAAACCACATCATTCGTGCGACCCTGGAATCCATCGCCTACCAGACGCGTGACGTGCTGGAAGCGATGCAGGCAGACTCCGGCATTCGTTTGCACGCCCTGCGCGTGGACGGCGGCGCGGTGGCCAACAACTTCCTGATGCAGTTCCAGTCCGACATTCTGGGCACCCGCGTTGAGCGCCCTGAAGTACGTGAAGTGACGGCACTGGGCGCGGCGTATCTTGCGGGTCTCGCGGTAGGCTTCTGGCAGAACCTGGACGAGCTGCAGGAGAAAGCGGTCATCGAACGCGAATTCCGCCCTGGCATCGAAACCACCGAGCGCAACTACCGCTACAGCGGCTGGAAGAAAGCGGTGAAACGCGCCCTGGCGTGGGAAGAGCACGAAGAGTAA